The Terriglobus sp. TAA 43 sequence TTCCGGAAGATGTGTTGGACAAGTTCGGACATATGAGCGCCAGCGGCGGTCGCTTTGGTGCGGATGGTTTGCTGTATGTGCAGGGACATGATCTGCCTGAGATGTATGTGTTGCGTTTGCCGGCAAAGGGAGATCGGCTGGAGCACGTCTCGACGTTTGGTGTGCCGACGAATGGGCAGGCGTTTGACTGGGATGGCGCGAATCCGCAACGGATGTGGTCGATTGCACGCAAAGGCAGCGTGGTGGTGGAGAGTGAACTGCCCGCGGTGAATACGCGCTAGTTTGCGGTTTTGGTTTGTGCCTGTGTTGGCTGGTTCAGCTTGGCGTCGGCGGTGCCGATGCGGCCTGTGGCCGAGACGCGGATGACGAAGCGTGCGCGGACTGCTTTGGGATCATGATCGAGGATGAAGTGCAGATCCATGTTGTGGTGAATCTGGCCTACGGGTGGAACGTCCTGCGCGGCTACACGGACGATGCGTGAGATGCGTTTCAGTTCCTTGTTCTTCTTGTCGAAGGTGGACGCTACTACTACGACTTCCGCGCGGCGTGGGTCTGTGTCTGTTGCGTTGGACCAGATGAGTCCGTTGCCGTCGATGAAGATGTTGAACGCGTCGGGGTTTTGCGCGTCGGGTGTGAGCGTGATGGGGACGCCGTCGTAGACCATGTTGCTGCTATCTGCGGAGAGCACTTCAAAGGCGAGGCGACGCGATGGGTTCACGGGATTCACGCGCGCTGGTGGTAACTCGACGTAATAGCCTTCGCGGGTGATTGCTTTCATGTTGGGGTCGTCGAGTGTGACCTTGATGCGGCGAAATTTCTTGGGATCGGCTGAGGTCGTGGTGGGGCGGTAGGCGAGCGAGTAGAAGCTGCCGCCATCGCGAATGCCGTCGCCGATGACTGTGTCGACGTCGTTGCGGCCGTAGAAGCTGCGACCGCCTGTTGCCACGGCGAGTTTTGTGAACTGGTAGTTGCCGCCGAAGGGATCGTTAAAAGCTGCGTCGGGGCCGTAGCCGCCACCGGGGCTCACTGTGAGACCGGCGGGGGCCACGGGGTAGAGCGTTATGCGGGCGTCGCGCAATTCATTCACGCATTGCTGCACCGCGTTGTTCACGCGGTTCTCTGTGTCCACTGGGCCGTTGATGAAGTTGTAAGCGGGAAAGCCGCGGCCAATCCACACCATGTTCTTGTGACCGGGATGGCCGATGACGGCTTCTGCTACGCGTGTGAGTGTGCCGAAGGCGGTGGCAAAGCGTTCGGCGACCCAGCCGCCGTTGTGTACCTGCCAGGGAAATGCGACGAAGTGATGATCGAGCGCGGCGATGAGCGCCTGTTTGTCCTGCGTGTAGTCCTGCAGGACAGTGAAGTTGTTGAGGCTGACGGCGATCAGCATGGTGGGTGTGGTGAGTTTGTCAGGCTGTTTCTGCAGTATCTTTTTCAGCGAGTAGCGGGCGAATGCCATGTCCTCAAAACGCGTGTTGAACTCGTCGAGGAGGAGGATGTTCACCGGTGCCTGCGGTGCGACGCGATCCAGCTCTGCAGTGGAATGGATAGACGCTGTGGTGGGGACGGAGTGCGCGCCGGCTTCTTCAAAGTTGAGCAGCGTCTGCGGTTGGTCGAGTTCGGTGACGTGAAAGGCTGACCTGGGCAGGCCGGTGATGATCTTGTCGTTGCGGTCTGTGACTACTACATCCAGGACGACGAGGCGTGCGCTGCGGCGCAAGGTGTAACTGCCGTCGGCTGAACGCTGTGGCTCCGTGCCGGTGGAGGCGGATGGTGCCTGCTTTTGCGTGGGCGGAGCTGTCTGCGATGGTGCCATTGCAGTGAAGAACAGCATGAGTACGGATGCGGCTACCATCGGTGCGAGACTTCGCTTCATCAGACCGCCTTAGCCCGGAAGCATCCGGAGCCGTAACCTGATCAGACCTGATATGGGGATGGAAGTCGCGGTAATCACCCAGAATCTGTTCCTTTGGGCCAAATTGGCCGACAGCGCTACCGTGCGAGGATGGAAGGGATGACTGTAAAACGCAAAGAACGGCGCGATACCGGCGCACGCAAGAAGTTTTCCGGTGGCAGCCGACCTGTCGCCACCGAACCCCAATTGCTTGAAGCAGATGAGGCAGGGCCAGCGGTGATTCTGTCGCGGCGGGCGGCGGATAAGCTGCGCGCGGGGCACCTGTGGGTGTACCGGAGCGATGTGGAGTCGTTGATTCCGGCTCTGGGGGCGACTGCGATGGTGCCGGGTGGGTTGGTGACGCTGATGGATAGCCGGCGGATTCCGCTGGGATCGGCAATGTATTCCGAGGCTTCGCAGATTGCGCTCCGCAAGATTTCCGCAGAACCGCGTGTGGGACGTGGCGAATATGTGGAAGATATGGCGGTGCGGGTGCGCGCTGCGCTGGCCCTGCGGCAGAAGATGCTGGCGGATGGCAGCACAGATTCGGCGCGGCTGATCTTCTCAGAGGCCGACAACCTACCGGGAATCGTGGTGGATCGTTACGGCAACCTGGTAGTGCTGCAGTTGCTGGCACAAGGCACGGCGCAGGACGATGTGCGCGACGTACTGGCACGCGAGCTGGCTGTAGATGGTGTGAACCAGGTGGTGGAGCGGGCCGATCCGCGTATTCGCGAGTTGGAGAATCTTCCTGCGCCTTCTGCGGAGCCGCTCTTTGTACGTGAAGGCGTGAGTGGGCCGCCGAAGACGCTGTTCACGCTGAACGGACTTCACCTGCACTACGACGCGAATGCCGGGCAGAAGACGGGCGCGTTTCTGGATCAGCGATTGAACTACGCCGCGGCAGCCGCAGCACATGCGGAAGCGCATGGCAGCGGCAACGGTGAGGCGCTGGACATCTGCACCTATCAGGGTGGGTTTGCACTGCACCTGGCGCGTGTGGCGGCGAAGGTTACGGGTGTGGATCAGAGCCGTAGTTCGCTTGAGACTGCTGAAGAGAACCTGGAGCAGAATCGTAAAGCGATTGCGGCCGAGGTGGAGTGGATTGAGGCGGATGCGTTTGAACTGCTTCGCGCCTATGACTCGGAGAAGCGGCAGTTCGACACGATTGTTCTGGATCCACCTGCGTTTGCGAAGACGAAGCGTGCGGCCGAGGGCGCGATGCGCGGTTACAAGGAGCTGAATCTGCGCGCGATGCGGATGCTGAAGCCGGGTGGTGTGCTGGTGACGTGTTCGTGTTCGCACCATGTGAGCCGCGAGATGTTCATCGCCACCGTCGCGGAAGCTGCTGCGGATGCAGGACGACATGTGCGATTGATGGAGACACGCGGTGCGGCACCTGATCATCCTGAGGTGTTGACGCTGCCTGAGACGGCGTATCTAAAGTGCCTGATTTTGCGCGTGGATTGATGTGTTGTGAAGGCGGGCGTCGTTTGATTTGCGACGCCCGCTATCACGCTTACTTCAGGATGTTGGTGAGCGGCTTGCCATCCATGTTGCTGTAAGAGAGGCCGAGAATCTTTGCGATGGTCGCGGCCACGTCAAGGTTGGGGAACGATGGCTGTTCGCCTGCGTGGGGCTTGATGGCCGCACCGCTGGCGATGAAGATCTCCTGCATGAGCGGACGCGTGTTGGGATAGCCGTGTGCTCCGGTCTGCGGTTCGGGATTGGGAGCGTTGGGCCTTACGCCACCGAACTTCCAGTCCTCTTTCGCGTAGACGATGACGTCTGGTGCGGTGTCGTTGTTGGCAGGACGCGGCCATCCCTGCGCAACCATCTCGCTCTCGGTCGGAATGGTATCCGTTGCGGGGCTGGCAGCGAAGGCGGCTTTGATCTTCTCAGTTAACGCTGCGTTGGCATGCGTTTCATAGATGTACGTTGCGCCGCCTTCGGCGAGTGCGGCGGCTTCACTGGGTTGAATGCCTGCGTTCTTCAGCACGGCGTTCGGATCAACGCTGTGGTGCACGCTGGACTGGCCGTGATCGCTGACGATGAGGAAGGTGGTGCGGTCGAGATCGCCTGCTTCGCGCACGGCGTTGATGACTTCCTTCACCTGATCATCAAGAAACGCGACGCCGTTATCGCCTGCCTGCGTCTTGTAACCGTATGCGTGTTCCGTGCCGTCTAACGTGAGCAGGTGCAGCAGCGTCAGGCTCGGGTGATGATGCTTGATGGCATAGATTGCACCGCGTGTGTAGAGCCGATCGCGGTAAGGCTGCGATGGGCCGTGATTGAAGTTCTTCAGCTCTTCGGGCTTCAGGTCGCCGGAGGCAATCATCTCCTGGATCAGCTTGCTGGATTCCACGGGCTGTTCAAAGAAGCTGTAATCGATGCCTGCATTTTCTACGGCGACCCAATCCATCTCTGCTGTGACGAGGCCCTTGGCTTTGGCTTCGTCATAGACGGTGGGTACGTGTACCAGCTTTGATTTATCTGCGTGGAACTCCACGCCAATTGGGCCGCCGGTGCGCTGGCCGTGGATGAGGCCGTTCGCGATTAGGCCGTGCTTTGCGGGCGTGACGCCGGTAACCATGGCAGTGTGATTGGGCCAGGTGACCGTGGGATTTACAGGCTGCATGCTGGTGGCCCATGCGCCGGACTGCATCAGGCTGTGCAGAGTGGGAACGGGGAGCACGGGATCGTGCAGGAGTGACGCGCCAAATGCGTCGAGGCTGATGACCACCACCATCGGCTTGCGTTCCTGTGCCGGTGTGGGACGAACTGCTGCGAGCGGAGTTGCCGCCAGCAGGAGTGTTGCAAGAAGTTGTTTCACGACGCGTTGCCTCCGCGATTTGTTTCGCGGACTATTGCAACACAGGTTGGTGGCTTGAGTGTAAAGCGACGGCCAACACGCAGTGCTGCTTATTGCGCATGATGATGAAACGACTCAATCATCGGCCGCATACGATTAACTTTCCTAACTAATTTCTTCCGAAACATTTTCTTTCTACATCGCGTCTTTAGGAGCAGATTATTACTTATCCGTTCGCGGATTTCTGCGAGGGTTCTTCGTGCGTATTTGCCGTCCATGGCAGCGTCTTTCTCTAACCGCCCCGTTTCTTGGAGCGGCCATGTTGCAGGCGCAAACAGCCGCTCCACCTGCACCTGCTACAGATGCGCCGCCCCAGGCTGCAACTGCTCCACAAGAAGTGCAGGGCGGCACCATTACTGGCACCGTGACTTCTGCATCGGCTACGGATGCGAACGGCAAGAAGGCCGCAGGAACACCGCTGCCGGGCGTGACCATTACCGCCACGAACACGTTGACCGGCAAGAAGTACTCCACGGCGACAGATGTTAGCGGTGGTTTTCGCATGACCATTCCGCGTAACGGGCGTTATGTGATCCGTGCGGAGTTTGCTGCGTTTGCTGCGGCCACGGCTGAGGTTGTACTGAATGCAACGCAGCACGAAGGCAAGGCTGCGCTGGAACTGGAGTTGGCTTCGCGCGTTGCCGCACGCACGGCGCAGGAAAGCGGAACAACTGCTGTTGCGGGAGTGACTGCGCAGACGCTGACGCGCGGGTTGCAATCATTGCGCGGCGCTCAGGCTGGTGCAGTGGATACAGAAGATGCGTCAGCGGGAGGCGAGGCTGCTCCCACACTGACTTCCATTGGCGGCGCGGATACGACGGGCGCGGACTCTGTTGCCGTGAGCGGGCAGGGCGGGCAGATCAACGGGCTTGCCGGGTTTAACGAAGACGACATGCGTAACCGCATTCAGGATGCGATTGCGAATGCGCAGCGCAATGGTGGCGGGCAATCTGAAATTGCCAATGCCATTGTGGGCATGGTGGGCGGCATGATGCAGGGCGGTCCCGGTGGATTTGGTGGACCGGGGGGTGGTCCTGGCGGCGGCTTCGGTGGTGGTGGATTTGGTGGGCCAGGTGGCGGGCCGGGTGGATTTGGTGGTGGCGGCGGATTTGGCCGCGGCGGTTTCCGCAACTTCAATCCTTCCGCCATTCACGGCAACGTGTATTACACCGCAGGCAATGCTGCCTTGGATGCCACGCAGTTTTCCATCACTGGCAATCCGGTGAAGCCTGCATACAGCAGCAATCGGTATGGTGTGGCGCTGAATGGGTCGCCGTATATTCCGGGATTGTTCAAGCCGAGTACGAAACAGAATCTGTTTCTGAACTGGACTGGTCAGCGCGTCTCCACGCCAAGCAATATCTACGGAACGGTGCCTACGCTGCTGCAACGCAGTGGTGATTTCAATGGGTTGACGCAGACGGTGAGTGGCGTTGCGACGCCGGTGATTCTGTACAACCCTTACACCGGTACTCCGTATGGCAATTGCGCGACGTATACCAATCCAACGTGCAACGTGATCACCACGCCACTGAGTGCGCAGGCGCAGGCGTTGCTGCAGTACATTCCCACGCCGAACACAACGACCAACGGCACCACCAGTACAAACGAAAATTACAACTACCAACGCATTGCGACGATTGGAAACAATTCGTCACAGATTTCGGCGCGGTTTACGCGGCAGCTTGGTGCCAGTGCGGGACAAGGCTTTGGTGGTGGTGGGCGCGGCGGTGGCGGAGCCCGTGGTGGCGGCGGTGGCAATCAGCGTCAGCAGGGACCTGCAGTGTTGCGTCAGAATTTGAGTGCGAACTTTGCTTACTCACACACTGCAAGCGATTCCCGTGGATTGATGGCTGCGCTGGATGGCAAGAACGTCAGCAATGGCTACAGCCTAAGTACGGGATACCAATTGAGCTATGGACGGCTGAGCAACAGCCTGACGCTGGGGTGGAACCGCAGTCGCGGTATGGCGACGAACAACTTCACTAGCGGCACAGTCGATCCCGCAAGTGCGGCGGGGCTCAGCATTCCGAAGCCCATCACAGCGCAGCAGAGCTTGTATTACGGCGTGCCAGGGCTATCGTTCACCAACTTCACAGGCATCTCTGACACGCAGCCTTCCGATCGTTTGCAGGAAGTGTTCACGCTGAGCGATGTGGTGAGTTGGCGGCATGGCAAACACAACTTCCGCTTTGGATTTGATGGCCGTCGCCAGCATCTGGACATGATTGCGGGCAGCAATGGTTTGGGTTCGTTCTCCTTTACCGGCTATGCAACGCAATCTCCATCAGGGACGAACGCCACAGGGACTACCAGTGGTTCTGCGTTTGCAGATTTTCTGTTGGGAGCGCCACAGACAACGGCCATTCAGGCGGGCAGCAATAAGATTTATCTGCGCGAGTGGATCTTCGATGGATATGTGCAGGATGACTATCGTGTTCGTCGCGATATCACTGTGAACTATGGACTGCGTTACGAATACTTCTCGCCGTATATCGAAGAGAACAACCGCCTGGTGAATCTGGATCATAACGCTGACTTTACGGAATACGCGCGTGTGGTTTCAGGTGCCAGCGGACCTTACTCAGGGGCATTTCCTCGCTCGCTGATTACACCGGATGGCTCGCTGTGGTCACCACGCATTGGTGTGGCGTGGAGTCCGAAGTATCTGAAGAACACGGTGGTGCGCGGGGGGTACGGCCTGAACTTTAACGTGGGCCAGTATGCGAATTTCGCGAACTCGCTCTCGTATCAGCAGCCTTTTGCCCAATCACAAAACAACACAGCGAAGGTAGGCAGCACGGATCAGGGTTGCGGCAACATCACGACTGCGGGTTCTGCGAGTGGCAGTTTGTTCACGCTGGCGAATGGCTTTAGCTGCACCTCGTCGTCGATTCTGCAGAACACGTTTGCGGTGAATAAGAACTATCGACTGGGTCGCGTGCAGGTGTTCAACATGGACATTCAGCACACGTTCCCGATGGGCATTGTGACGAATGTTGGCTACAACGGATCGCTGGGCAGCAGCCTGGATCTGCGCCGCTCACCGAACCGCACGGCAACGTCGGTCATTGGTAATGCGCAATCGATTGTGTATGAGGATTCCATTGGTGATTCGCGTTTCCATTCGTTGAGCGTGAATGCACGCAAGCGGCTGCAGAAGGGTGTGTCGCTGCAGGCGACATATCAATACGGCCACTCGATTGATGATGCGAGTTCGATTGGCGGCGTGGGCAACAACACGATTGTGCAGAACGATAAGCGCATTGATCTGGAGTATGGCAACAGCAGCTTCGATGTGCGTCACAAGGTGACGGGAAACTTTCTGTATGAACTGCCTATCGGCCCGAACCGCACATTCCTAAACAAGGGCGGCAAGTTATCGAAGGCGCTGGATAACTTCGGGTTCAGTGGAACATTCACTTTTGCCACAGGCACGTACACAACGCCGCAGTATCAGAACACGGTGGCGCAGGCTTCTGCAGGTAATAACTTCACGTTGCGTCCGGACCGCGATTTCACCCAGCCGATTGCAGGCGCGGGAACGCTGCGTAGCTGGTTCAACCCGAAAGCATTCACCACACCATCTTCTTCCGTGGTGTTTGGCACGGCATCGCGCAACAGTATTGAACTGCCGGGAACGGTGGCTGTGAACATGTCGCTTTCAAAGAGCATTCCGCTTGGCGAGCTGCGCAATTTTGAAGGACGCATCACGGCATCGAACGTGTTCAACACAGTGCAGTACAGCGGTGTGAACTCCGTGCTGAACTCATCGACCTTTGGGCAGATTACGGCTGTGGCGGCGCCACGCAAACTCACTTTTGATGCGAGGTATCGGTTCTAATGGCCAACACGCTCCGTTCACTCGCATGCATTTCGTTGTGCGCCAGTGTTGCGCTCGCGCAACAGCAACAACAGTCTCCGGTGCAATTGAACACGCCCGTGCAGCAGGCTCCTACACCACAGCCGGGACAGCCTGCGTCTACCGGAACCAGCATTCAACAGGTGGGCGATAGTTCGTCGCAGAGTTTTACGCTGCGAGTCGATTCGAACATGGTGCTCACCAATGTGGTGGTGCGCGATAAGAAGACAGGCGTGGTGATCAAGGACCTAAAGGCTTCTGACTTCACCATTCTTGAGAACAACAAAGCGCAGAAGATTTCATCGTTCGACTATCAGACTGTGGATCAAGCCGCGCGTTTGAATGAAGCCACAGTGAGCGGAAAAGCACCGACGATTGCGCAGATTCTGGATCGCAGCATGGGAGCGGATCAGAAGCAGTTGCGGGATCATCGTTTGATCGTGATGTTCTTTGATCTGTCGAGCATGCAGGATGAAGACATTGATCGTGCTGTGCAAGCTGCGAAGGATTACATCAACAAGAAGATGGCGCCCGCCGATCTGGTGGCCGTGGCAAGCCTGAGTACATCGCTTTCGCTGGACCATGATTTCACCGCAGATAAAGACCAGTTGCTGCGTACGGTGAGCAAGCTCAACGGCACCAATGAGGGTGCGGGATTCGCAAACGGTGCTACTGCAGATACTGACGTGACCAGTGAAGACGGCACCGGCTTTACTGCAGATGACACCGAATACAACAACCTGAATACCGATCGCCAGCTCTACGCGATTCAGACCATTGCAAAGAGTCTGGAGAAGCTGGAACAGCATAAGAGCATGTTGTACTTCAGCGGTGGCTTAACGCGCCAGGGCATTGAAAATCAAGCCAGCATGCGTGCCGCGACGAATGAAGCCGTGAAGGCGAACATGGCTATTTACAGCGTGGATTCGCGTGGGTTGGAGGCACTGTCGCCGTTGGGTGATGCGTCTACAGGTTCACTGCGCGGCACCTCCGCATATAGCGGACGTGCAATGCAGTCGCGACTGGATTCGAACTTCGCATCGCAGGAGACGCTGGGCACATTGGCGTCAGACACGGGCGGCAAGTTCTTCTCAGACTCGAATGATTTCGGCCCTGCATTCGCGCAGATTCAGCACGATACTGAGGCGTATTACATTCTTGGTTTCCGCTCCACGGATCAACGGCGCGATGGCGTGTTCCGTCATCTGACGGTTAAGTTAAATAACCATCCCGATGCGAAGCTGGAGTATCGTCCTGGCTATTACGCTCCTGCCGACTTCAAACATCAGAAGACGGAAGATCGTGAATACGCGCTCAACGAACAGTTGAAGAGCGACCTGCCCGCAATGGATATTTCAATGTATCTGGAGGCTTTCTACTTCCGCGTTGCGCCGAATGAGTACTACATTCCCATGTCGCTGATTGTGCCGGGTTCGCAGATTCCGTTTACTCGCAGCAAGGATCAGGACAAGGCAACGCTGGACATTGTTGGCCAGGTGAAGAATGCGCAGGGCATTGCGGTGGGCAATGCGCGCGAAACGATCAAGCTGTCCGTTGATGGGAACCTTGGCGCGGCGCGGCGCAACATTCAATACAGCACTGGCTTCTCGCTGGCTCCGGGGCACTATCACGTGAAGTTTGTGGCGCGTGAAAATGAGACCGGCAACATGGGCTCGTTTGAGACGGACCTTGTGGTTCCCGACCAACGCAAGCAGCCGATCAAACTTTCGAGTGTGGTGCTGAGTTCGCAGCGCACACCTGCAGCGCAACAGCCACGACGGCCGGGACCGATGCCTCCGGGAATGCATGCGCCGGTGAATCCGCTGGTGCAGGATGGGCAACAGTTTGTGCCGAATGTACCGCACGTGTTCCGACAGGATGCGCACTTGTATCTGCTGTACGAGTTGTACGATCCGGCGAAGGCTGCTGCTGTGGCGCAACAACAGGCAGTCACGGAAGCGAATGCGAAACAGAGTGGCATGAAGTCGCGGCCAGCGTCTGGCGGTATTCATGTGCTGACGTCCATTGAGTTCCTGCAAAACGGCGCGAAGGTGTTTGAGACTCCGCTGGTTGCCGCAGACACATTGAATGAAGCGGAGCGCGGTGCGGTTGGCTTCACCTTCGATGTGCCGTTGGACACGTTGAAGCCGGGCACGTACATCTGCCAGGTGAATGTGGTGGATGACACTGCTGGGACGTTTACTTTCCCGCGGCTGGCAGTGAAAGTTGTTGCGCCAACACCGACTGCTGCACCTGCAAATCCTGCAACGCCTGCGGTGCCCACTTCCACTTCTGCGACTCCTGCGGGAAACTAAGAAGCAGGATGCAGGCACGCGCTACAAAAGACGTTCTGTTGCAGACCCCACATCTTGAAGAGGCCACGGCCTTCTATCGGGATGTGCTGGGTCTGCGCGTGTTCATGAACACACCCGATATGGTGGGGCTGGATGCGGGCGCGTTTTCGCTCTATCTGGATCGTGCTGGATCGCTTGGCCCGGTGCTTGAATTTCTGGTGGATGATGTTGCGGAAGCGCGACGTGATCTGCTGGACAGTGGATGCACAGTGATTGCAGATGATCCTTCGATCCCGCGTTTGTATATGCGTGATCCTTTCGGCTTGATCTACAACATTGGCCAGGATCCGCACGCGGTGAAGGATGATCCGGAACCCATCCGCGATCCTGAGCCGCCTCCTCACTATTGATCTTCTACAGGTCGACACGATAGCCGTGACGTGCGAAAGTGTCTTGAACTCAACACATTGGAGAAGACACACATGCCCCTGCCGAATGATGAACGCGTTGTTGCCCTTGCGAACGATCTGCTGGCGCAGTTCGATGCGATCTTTGGCGTTCATCCTGGTTTCCGCGCCGCTCATGCCAAGGGCGCATTGCTGGCGGGTGTGTTCACGCCTTCCGCAGAAGCTGCGAAGCTGTCGCGTGCGCCGCATTTCAATCAACCCTCGACACCGGTGCGGGTTCGTTTCTCAAACTCGACGGGCGTGCCGATGTTGCCGGATAACGATGCGAATGCTGACCCACGCGGCCTGGCAGTTCGTTTTGTGCTGGGCGAGCACAAACACACGGACATTGTGTCGCACTCGGTCGACGCGTTCCCTGCGCGTGATGGCTATGAGTTTCTTGACTTCCTGAAGGCTGTGAAGGCGACTGATCCTGCGAACTTTGCGGGTTCTCCGTTGGAGGCGTTTCTGGGGTCGCATCCGGCGGCGCTGGCTTTTGTTCAGATTCCGAAGCCTGCGCCCAGCAGCTTTGCGCGCGAAACCTACTTTGGCGTTACGGCGATGGAGTTCATCAACGGGGATGGTGCTTCGAGGTTTGGGCGTTATCGCATTGTGCCGGAAGAGGGCAATGACTTCCTGACCGCTGAACAAGCTGCT is a genomic window containing:
- a CDS encoding catalase family peroxidase, with translation MPLPNDERVVALANDLLAQFDAIFGVHPGFRAAHAKGALLAGVFTPSAEAAKLSRAPHFNQPSTPVRVRFSNSTGVPMLPDNDANADPRGLAVRFVLGEHKHTDIVSHSVDAFPARDGYEFLDFLKAVKATDPANFAGSPLEAFLGSHPAALAFVQIPKPAPSSFARETYFGVTAMEFINGDGASRFGRYRIVPEEGNDFLTAEQAAAKDANFLMDEIRARVAAKPAKFTLAVQLAEPGDVVDDATIHWPAEREVLTLGTLEINAVVPDDAAEQKTIIFDPIPRVDGIEASADPLLELRAAIYLVSGRRRRSA